AGTACGAGCAGAGCAAGCGGGTAAAGGAATCGCGCAAGAAGCAGCACGTGACGCAACTGAAGGAGATCCGCTTCAAGACGCCCAAGATCAGCGAACACGACCTGGAGTACCGGGCCGAGCAGGCCCGCGATTTCCTGAAGCACGGGAACAAGGTCAAGGTGTCCGTGCGGTTCTGGGGACGTGAAATGACCCACGTGGAACTGGGCCAGCGGAAACTGGAGCACATGGCGCAGATACTGGAAGACGTGGGTACCATCGAACAGCGGCCAAGACTG
The Gemmatimonadota bacterium DNA segment above includes these coding regions:
- the infC gene encoding translation initiation factor IF-3, with translation YEQSKRVKESRKKQHVTQLKEIRFKTPKISEHDLEYRAEQARDFLKHGNKVKVSVRFWGREMTHVELGQRKLEHMAQILEDVGTIEQRPRLEGRSMSLVLMPR